The genomic window ctgtcctttttggAAAGGAAGCAAAAGTAGCGACGagagaatcgacagctgacaattcAATACatggggtatttttgtgttagtgggGTAACGCCGTGCCCTCTATTCATCTCTGCAATGCGGGCATCCTCTGCTAATACTAAGGTATTGCCTTGAGctattaggcgtcgacgaacagacaaactttgctttaataatatagaggATAACTCCCAAAGTATTACACCCAGGGCATTCCATATCAGGTGTACAccctttttagaaatttttgacaTGGGCATCacagattttgataatttttagtcaGAGTGTCTATCACATATATAGAGTGACGAAGTTTAAGTTGATGGGTCTGCAGAAGTGGATTATGAGTCAGCTGTTGTCGAGGGCattgttattttatgaattGCATCTTGTTAGCTATTAATACTGATCTCATATTAGTTATCAGTAACAgctaaatgtttaaatatcgcATAGATGGTTAATGCTATGCTAATGCAATTTCGTCAGATGATAGATGAAACATTTTCGCAGAGTAATTTACGTTTCAAACAAGCGCCATTTCAAGAATGAATACGGTTATTCGAGAATTCAATAATACATacttaatgatatttatttttgtatttcaaaaaatacgtagaaaataaaaaaaataattaatagaagttGTAACACATacataaaactacaatttttaataaaaaaaatatatttttaccttgtCCTAGACAAAAGTTTATGatttgtttgaattaaaaaagatgctattattatgtttatagaAATGAAGTATTAAATATCACATAGATGGTTAATGACAATTCCGTCATTtgagatgaaatattttgacttagtaatttatgtttaaaataaaatattaaaaaaaaaaagtaaatgttatacttattaattattttaaccttgaaaaatataaccgttcttttttgggggaaaagGCGAAAGCAGCACAACTATGGGCCATTTTGGAcactaatttgaattatttaattcaatcacgGATGGATAAAAcagtttctttattattaagaacTTTGGACTTAACAGTCTGGTTCCAAAGTCGAGGGATTATTTATCCTGGActtgataatttaatgaaaaaaactacgTCTATCCTATCGGAACGTGTCATCTGCAAGACAGGACAAATAATCTATGAACCCAGAAATCGTTTAAGTCGAACTAAAGTGACTCAGCCTctattacttaatattaatttggaTTAAATACAGTTCGATCCGAGTGAATACCATAATGTATTAATCAATGatccacaatattttttaaatctatatttatatacatatattaaataaactgaTATCTaatagtttacaattttttaatcttcaaaaatgttgctaaattgattcaatacagtttttttttaaatatcagtttgAATCATTCCGAAAAATgctagaaaattatttttattgaagggGAATCTTAGAACTGATTCAGTGAACGAATATTTTTAGTGAACTGATTAAAGTGATTCAGTTCACTGAAAATAAAAGGAATCACAATTCCCAGTACTACTTCGATTCCATTTCACCTGATTCTTCCTTTTTCAACAACATACCCGAGTGAAACTGTCTTTTCAAACTTGTTGGTTACCAAATTTGAATGTAGGAACAAACTTCCTGAGAAGATGATCTGCCTTTTGCTCTTGCAAAGACTGCTCCAAAGATTTTAGATCGGACGAGAAAGAGACAAGCACAACCTTCTCACTGACGCTTTTTGTTTGTCGCAATTCGAacttttttgtagttaaaatattaaaaaattctgttcataaaattattatgatttaattattgaaagtttgtaaataaaaagcATTGCGcctataaattttcaaatatttagaagTCAAATCTAATATATATAGTCTAGTAACAGTCagctccaaaaaatttagtgaaGAAGGATCAACCCTtgatcaaaattttatctttggGATCTCTGTAACTTGGCAAATTTTATCaacgcttctcaagcccatcaaatgctCATGGAAGCTTACGGTGGACATGTTCTAGCAGAACACagtgcttcaggtggtttgaaaaattccaaactggtgattttgacgtgagaaatgatgtttagttatacttaatcagtgcaacacCATCTATCCAATTAATCCATGATCCCTCCCGCATGAATTCCACaccaaatagtaattttttcataatgcaATGATGTCTCGTGAATCACTTTTGGATTTCTGCCTGACCAATAACGCATATTACACGCACATTGCCCAAAAATGAGCTTCATCACTGAAGATGACTTTGCAATGAAAATCAGCATCAGCATTGAAcggttattttgataataaatttggataatttgcaaTCTCTGATCAAGTGTATATCGCTCCATAATGAAATGTATACTATTGATTTGTCGTTCGCGAACGTAATGGCTCTATGAGTAAAAACCATGCTCCCTCCCgccaaaaagaatatatataatcctacagatgcaaaaccaaaaaaatctaaagagTCTTTTGGAGCAGAAAGATTTggaattttcatcactaatctatactaatgaagtttctaaatgtcAAAGGAACAGAAgaacggggaaaaaattgaaatgccCCTTATAAAAAACCCtttactatataataattaatatatgtatgtcatataggtaaattaattattgtttttttttcaacaattttatatttattaattatcattatataaacagaTCAAAGTAGTATGTGGTTCAAATCTTTATCGTTAtagaacattaaattaaataaactatgaatAAACACACCAGcaattataaaggaaaaaaccCTGTAGAAGAATGCAATTGTGCCTAGGTTATTTTCTTTCCACAATACAACTTTGCCGCACAAATTCgtaattgaaattcgaaaaagttgacAGACCAACCGCcctaatgtataataatatattacttcatttttattgaacATTTCCTTTCACGGTACTTTAAtacttaaatactatatttttcctatcttcacatttattttacttactgACTAATAATATCGTTTTCAAAtgagtttcataaaaaaaaacaaaaaaacatttcaatgatGCGCAGCATTGGgggaaaattttaaacatttaattatttttgtatatttttcaccAGTTGTtctaatacataaatatcaaaagttacaatatatattaatatttttttaaaaaaataatactaaaaaaaagtaaatagttcGAAGGTAAGTGAGAAAAGAATTTGTTAAAGAAGACAGTAGAGTATAATTTTGAAACCTAGTTCCTTCTTTTCCTAGTTCTAGAGATACGCCAAGCATCCttattttcatcatatttattaaataatggcTCAATTCTTTGATTCTTTTTAAAGTTGGAGAGTCTTGTTGGATCAGAGAACCTAAAAAAGGCGGGTGCGTACTCAACCAACCACTTGGGGTCAATAGCCGTAACTTCTCTCATATACTCTTTTGTTGTTTGTACAACTTCATGATAGACAACCCACTCGGGTTGTCTGTGAAATAGAGAGCTTGAGGGATGTATAGCCACAATCTGTGAGTCAACAAGTGTTCTATAGCCCTCTTGTGGATCTTTCTTGGCAGCGTTACGGAAAAAACCAGAGCATATCGCTTTTTGTACTCGAGTAATTGATTTACCACATGAAACAACATCCAACTTGTGTCGATCCATAATTCCCAACAACTGTTTGCGTACATCTTGAGCACGCTTTAAAGTACgcatttgaacaaaattttcgTAGCACCATGCcgatgaaaatttattgttcttCCATGCATTATAAACAGCAAGTAAGGTTAAATGATCACCCTCGGGTTGATTAAATTTAGACTTCTTTTGATCAGCAATGGCTTGCTTCTCTTTAGGTCGATAGAAAACGTTTTGAATGCTCAACATACTCACAATCGTCAAAATTTCATCAGAGCATTGTAATGTAACACTCATAATTAGCATTTTTGATAGATTAGGCTCAAGAGGGAATTCTGCCATTCGACGGCCAAGGCGGGTAAGAAGGCCTTCGTCATCTAGTGCACTAAGAGTATGAAGCATTTCCAATGCGTGAATCATTGCCTCAACTGGAGGAGCGTCCATGAAATCAAAACCAATTAAATCATTGATGCCCATTGCCTTCAACTGAAGAACAGTAGCCGCAAGATTGGTACGTTGGATTTCAGGAACCGGTGTAGATAACATTTCATCTCTAAACGCTCGCTCAGTGTATAGTCGGAAAGTCTTTCCTGGTCCAGTTCTACCAGCTCTTCCGGATCTTTGTTTTGCTTGCGCCTGTGATATTGGAGTTACAACTAGCGCATCCATGCCAGTTTTGGAGTTATACactttttgtttaacaaaacCTGGATCAACAACATAATAGACCCCATCGATTGTGAGAGAAGTTTCTGCAATATTTGTTGCGATAACAACTTTACGTGATCCAGGAGGTGCCGGATCGAATATGCGAGATTGTATTTCTGAAGGAAGGGCAGAGTAAACAGGAAGAATAATAAGATCAGGTACTTCAGGACCAAGAGATTTCATACGCTCAAATAAGCATTCACAAGCAGTATCAATCTCTTCCTGACCAGTTAAAAAGAGCAAAATATCACCAGGAGGTTCATTAAGGTGAATCTGCATTATAGTAATTAGAGAGGTTTCCAAATAATCTGTCTCAGGTTCACGTGTATACAATATTTCAACAGGGAACGTTCGTCCAGGGATGGTGAAAATTGGAGCCTCAAAAAAGTATTCAGAAAATTTCACAGCGTCTAGTGTCGCTGAtgttacaattaattttaattctggTCTAAGTTTCACagcttttttcaaaagtccaaACAGTACATCTGTACTAATGGTTCTTTCGTGAGCTTCATCCAACATAATACATGAATATCCACTCATATCTGAATCAATAAGAGCTTCTCTTAATAACATACCGTCAGTCATGTATTTTATAACAGTTTCGTTGGAAGTGCAATCCTCAAAACGAATGGTGTATCCAACTTCTTGGCCTAGTAAACAACCAAATTCTTCAGCAACACGTTTAGACACAGACATAGCTGCAACACGACGTGGTTGTGTG from Lepeophtheirus salmonis chromosome 1, UVic_Lsal_1.4, whole genome shotgun sequence includes these protein-coding regions:
- the pea gene encoding ATP-dependent RNA helicase DHX8, with product MDELLRLEKLSLISKVCTELENHYNINDKDLAEFIIDLAERNKHFNDFKKALEENGAEFSDSFMENIVRLIRHMTTTTAPFISKKDEIKEKLSVLSLPNKPIEKIVEKKSDDVEERKRSSPYREKKRETRDYAYREKDTKVEERRNRSRSRDRHRRRRDRSRSRSRSRSRKSHKKSKIRSPEHKRRRSRDRRRRRSRSSSSSSPENHQSERRRPRPSGVSDENAKEFQVYKGRVANITNFGCFVGLEGFRKKTEGLVHISQLSQVRVNSVEEVVKRNQQVYVKVLNMIGSKMSLSMKDVDQSTGEDLHPEANINKSNDTSQKGAPSFLTGGNADDFKNPDRPLTRDDPLFDMLQRKKVGDLDKEDDPSTQKKVNRMSSPDKWELNQLIAANAIDKTEHPDYDDATGLLPKIESDEEDIEIEMVEDEAPFLKGHGRMVNDLSPVRIVKNPDGSLAQAAMMQSALSKERREQKMQERQAVEAQANQLSQNTKSWQDPMSSSAPGGHSNTGDFKHASQENMPEWKKHIIGGSKGSFGKKTNLSMLEQRRSLPIYKLKDELIKAINDNQILIVVGETGSGKTTQLTQYIAEAGFTAKGKIGCTQPRRVAAMSVSKRVAEEFGCLLGQEVGYTIRFEDCTSNETVIKYMTDGMLLREALIDSDMSGYSCIMLDEAHERTISTDVLFGLLKKAVKLRPELKLIVTSATLDAVKFSEYFFEAPIFTIPGRTFPVEILYTREPETDYLETSLITIMQIHLNEPPGDILLFLTGQEEIDTACECLFERMKSLGPEVPDLIILPVYSALPSEIQSRIFDPAPPGSRKVVIATNIAETSLTIDGVYYVVDPGFVKQKVYNSKTGMDALVVTPISQAQAKQRSGRAGRTGPGKTFRLYTERAFRDEMLSTPVPEIQRTNLAATVLQLKAMGINDLIGFDFMDAPPVEAMIHALEMLHTLSALDDEGLLTRLGRRMAEFPLEPNLSKMLIMSVTLQCSDEILTIVSMLSIQNVFYRPKEKQAIADQKKSKFNQPEGDHLTLLAVYNAWKNNKFSSAWCYENFVQMRTLKRAQDVRKQLLGIMDRHKLDVVSCGKSITRVQKAICSGFFRNAAKKDPQEGYRTLVDSQIVAIHPSSSLFHRQPEWVVYHEVVQTTKEYMREVTAIDPKWLVEYAPAFFRFSDPTRLSNFKKNQRIEPLFNKYDENKDAWRISRTRKRRN